TTCTCAGGTATTTGCTGAGTTCACTATGTCAAATATGACCTCCTGTAAGCTAAGTACACCGTAATAAAGTAACCTAATCTATCCTTTATAATGTTGAATCACAACCTTAAGTGATCCAAAATGTTAAGATCTAAATGAAATATGTCACTTGCAAATCTGAGCAATTTGCCCCTAACTATTCAGTTCCAGTTCCTGAGAACTGTATTGGAATTAGTTGCATTTGAAGTAGGGTCAATCGCATAACTGCCCTCGTTTTCACCTCTAACTGTATGTTTGCCCTCCTTTTTCAGACTTTGcatgtttgcccctatttttTTGAGTCCGAGCCACCAATCTACCCCTATTCTGTGAAGGAAAGTTAACAGTGTTAACAGAAAGATGAAAAGACATATATACCCTTAGCATGGATGACCCTATATTCAACATGAATTAGCACATCCAAGCTTATTTAAGGAATATAGAAGCAAATAGCAACATACATTTCAAGTAAATGGAAGAGTATAATATTTTGCAAGTATTACACAGTACGGAACcattaagcaattgattccaTGGCTACACGTTGCAAGCTGCCTCGATTCTCCTTCGTGCTACAATAGCCCACCAGGCGAGCCGCGGATCCGAGGCCCTGTACCGTGCGCCGCTTGTGAGGTGAGCTGTAGGCGCGCCGCGCGCTGCCCACGAGGCGAGCGGCAGCCGACTCCCTGCgcgcccgtcgccggcgacgcgagTCGCGGCCACGCGCTTCCCTGACCTGCGCCGCCCTGCGACACGATTCATTGCCGCGCGCTCCCTGCGAGGCTTGTCGTGGCCATGCGCCGCTTGCGTGGCAAGCGGCAGCCGCGGACCTGCGCTGCCCGTGACGCAAGCCGCGGCTGCGCGCTGCCTGCAAGGCGAGAGGCGGTCGGTTCCCTGCACGCCTGCTGTCCGCGAGGCGTGTCGCGGCCACACACTTCTCACGTGGCAAGCGGCAGCCGTGGaccggcgccgcccgcgacgcGAGCCGCAGCTAGCGCTGCTCGCAAGGCGAGCGACGACCGAGCCGCGGCCATGCGTCGCCCGTCCCCACAGGCTACTGCTCCACCGTCCGCCAGTTGCCGCCGACCGCTACCAGTGAGAGTGGATTCCTTTGGTGTAGAGATGGGTCACGGGATGCCTGGATGTGAGTACTTTGGATAAGGTAAGGGTAAAAACATCATTTCCTACCATTTAtctcttaaattttttttgctatcGAGTTTATACTGGGTAAAAACTAGTTCTTCTCACGACGTTAAGAATCAGGGGCAGACGGACTACTcggagtcaaaaaaaaaaaagaggcaaaCGTGCAAAGTTCAAAAAAAGAATGAGGGCAGTTATGCAATTTACCCTTTGAAATAAGAATAAGTAGGCACCCAAATTTGAGTTAAAGAGGATTTAAACCTAGGGTGCGGGTGTACATGCAACCTCCAATCTACCGAGCTTTAAATTCAGTTTTAGATTCTCAATGAGTTTGAAATTCCGAGTAGTATTTGACGTTGATTTACTatctttgtcttttttttttcttttggcagTGGCTATGCTAATCGTATTCATGAATTACTGGATGTCTCACGTGAGCTATCTGGTCTTCGTGATAGATTGTTGAGTCAAAATTCATCTGTTGGAAATTATATCAGCGAGGCAAATTATATAGAGTTCTCAGGTGTTAAGGTAATAATATACCATACTGATTTTAATTTATCTACTCTGTATGGATATTCTTAGAAACAATGTTACAGGTGGTGACACCCTCTGGGAACGTCTTGGTTGATGATTTGACGCTCCGGTTGGAGTCAGGCTCTAATCTATTGATCACTGGTAATGCTCTTAAATGTTTACTCTCATTATCTGGATCTGTGTTGCTTATCTCAATGCTTGCTGTGAAGGAAATTGAATTGATTGTTGAGTATTCAAATGTACTGCAAGAACAAGAAAATTCATGCAAGAATAATTTGGTATTTCCTATTCTGTAGACGTGCTATAATTTGGTATTTCCTATTCTGTAGACGTGCTTTCTACTTATCTGAGGGTACTGTTTTTGAGTATATGATACATTGAATGTATTGGCCACTTGCTGTCCTAGTCAAATAGATTTTCTTTCACATTCAATTCTATTCAGTTGTTTTCTTTCTTCTATAATACAAAAGGGTGCAGCTCACCTTGCGTATTCaagaataaaaggaaaaaaaggccAGTTGAGTATAGTGAATTACTTTGGGACTTGTCTTCAAATATTATCTTTGGCCTGGAATTGGCTGATCCTTGgctacaaaaaaaaatcttgcctGGAATATGTTTTTGTCTTACTATTTCAATTTTAGGTATTTCATTTTTTCCCTGATAACAGGGCAAGAGCTCTGCCATTCTTGCCCCATAGGTGGTACACTTTTATCAGAGAATATGAAAACACGATACCATAGGGAGCAGCATCCAGAGAAATAACTAAACAGAAGAGGCTAAACTGACCTGTAGAAAAGGACTTGCAGCACAGGAAGGTTATATTTCTTCTTAATATTATTGGTGCTTATTCTGTCTGTCTAAGCACCCTTAGATAGATTCAGCTTAAAGGACAATTAGGATTTTTAAACCAAGCCAGTACAGTCTCTTTTCCCAATGCATTAAACTTGTTTGTGTGGTTCTTTGATTCTACTGATAATCAACGTTACATGAGATATATTAATTATTTGTTTGGCTTAGATGCACTTAACGTGTCTTCTCGACTGATAATAATCATCTGGTTAGTCCTCAAAAAAAGAAAGTTCATCTCCTTGGATGAGGGAGAGGTTGATTTGTCAAGTACCTGTTTATTCGTAACATCTTATGATGCCTAATGCTATTTTTATCTCTGAGATTTCACTTTATGTAAGTTACAGCCATGGGACATTAATTCCGTGATGCACATGAACTTCATATTTCAGGCCCCAATGGTAGTGGAAAAAGCTCTCTATTCCGTGTTCTTGGTGGTCTGTGGCCGCTGGTTTCTGGTCATATAGTCAAACCTGGTGTTGGTTCTAATCTCAACAAGGAAATATTCTATGTGCCCCAGAGACCATATACAGCTGTCGGAACACTTCGGGACCAGTTAATCTATCCACTCACAGCAGACCAGGAAACTGAACCACTCAGCTATAGTGGCATGGTGGATCTTCTAAAGAATGTAATAACAAACATGTCTATGTAGTTTATAATTGACCAATCAAACATTACCATCATCCTTGTGTactttgtttttgaaaacaactgaAACAACTAGTAAATATGTTGGAAATCCTTATGTTTCCTTTTGATTGCAGGTTGATCTAGGGTACTTGCTAGAACGCTACCCCCTTGGTAAGGAAGTTAACTGGGGTGATGAATTGTCTCTTGGAGAGCAGCAAAGATTAGGAATGGCTAGACTGTTCTATCACAAGCCCAAGTTTGCTATCCTGGACGAATGCACTAGTGCTGTGACAATTGATATGGAAGAACGCTTCTGCAAACGGGTTCGAGCTATGGGCACATCATGCATAACAATATCTCACCGTCCAGCATTAGTTGCATTTCATGAAATCGTTTTGTCCTTAGATGGTGAAGGAGGGTGGAATGTTCAAGACAACAGGTTACAGTCATGAAAAAtacattttttgttttctttttaacTTTTGAGAGCTGAAAAAGTAAGGCTGAAGTTGATTTGACTATTGTAGAAATGGTTCTTCCTTCTCTCCTGAAGTAGAATTTGATGTGTTGAAGTCATCAGAAACTGATCGCAAATCTGATGCACGTACCGTTCAAAGGGCTTTTGTCACGAACACAAAGGTACTTATATTTTCATAACATCACTTCAATGTGTTACTATTTGGCTCATCTTCAATCTGTAACTGAATTTTATTTATACCAGGGCAATGCATCATCAAAGCTCAAGAAGCAGTCCTATTCAACAGAGGTCATAGCATCTTCCCCTAGTATGGAGATAGAACATACAGTACAAGCACCTATCGTCACACAATTGCAATGCTCTCCAAGACCTTTGCCCGCCAGAGTTTCTGCAATGTCTCAAATACTGGTACATACTTGTACATAATCTATTTTAGTGTTAGGATAAGTCGTGCTCCTTACTTTCAGCTGCTTATTTTCTCTTGAACTTGATTTAACATGTGATGATTTGAAGGTACCAGAAGCTCAAATCTTGAATTGGATTGCTATAAACATAACACAAAATCTAGAAAGTTATAAGCTCTTCAGTACTTATATTGTTGCCTAATTATTGTTTGATTGCCAGGTTCCAAAGCTGTTTGATAAACAAGGAGGGCAGCTTCTTGCAGTGGCACTACTTGTATTTTCCCGCACTTGGATTTCAGACCGTATAGCTTCACTGAATGGTATGGTGGTTGATATTATTCTCTTCGCTAACTATATGGACTAGAACTGATAGGGTGCTTACATACTAATATATTTCATTTTGACAGGAACAAGTGTCAAGTATGTCTTGGAGCAGGACAAAGCTGCCTTCATTCGTTTGACTGGAATCAGTGTGCTGCAAAGTGCTGCAAATTCTATTGTATCACCCTCACTAAGGTAATTTGTTGGTTCCACTGATTTGAAGTATTTTCTAGATACTGAATTTAGTTCCTCATGGAATATTCACTACATGAATCCAATAATTATTTTCCCAGGCATACACATTAGCTTCTTGTGCACCTTAACTGTTTTACGTGATTGATTTCATGATTTGATTAAATGCTTTCTCTGCAGAAATCTTACTTCAAGAATTGCCCTTGGATGGCGGATTCGCATGACCAACCATCTACTTCAATATTATTTGAAAAGAAATGCTTTTTACAAGGTGCGCCATTCTCCAATGGAATACTCACCAGGCCTTTATTGCATTGTGGTTTCTTTCCTTTACCTATTGTTATTCTTTTGTGCGGCATGCATATCATCATTTGGATGAGCAAGCATTTAATACTATCGTGttcttttcccatttttatTTCTGGAGTAATTGGATAGATAAAAGTTCGAGAACGTGACAATTTTATCTGTTGTGTGTTTACTCTGCACTCGGCATTAATACCTGATTAATCTGTTTGTAAACATATCCTGAGCTGCTCACTACCAGAACATTTGAAGTTTCCTGGTAGTTGATACTGAAAATATGTAGTGGGCTGATTTAAAGGCACAGTAATTTTGTACATCAActggatcgttttgtaactaaATTGACTGGAGATTGGATAGCTAAAGTTAATATTGGTCCTCATTCTGAAAATTTGGTAGACCTTGGGTTTCAGAGTGGGCTTGTGTATTGTGCTGATTCTAATATCTATGATTGCACAAAACATGACAATTTAACTTTATTTTGCAGATATTCAACATTTCGGGCATGAATGTGGATGCAGACCAAAGATTAACACATGATGTAGAGAAGTTGACCAATGATCTTGCTGGCTTGGTTACTGGAATGGTGAAGCCACTAGTCGACATTCTTTGGTGAGTTCATGATCTCCGAGTTTGGGCTATGTGTTCCTTAATACCGATGTTTTGTTTGTAACCCTATTGGAATTCACCAGGTTTACATGGAGAATGAAGATTTTGTCTGGGCGAAGAGGAGTTGCTATACTGTATGCTTACATGTTCCTAGGTCTTGGTTTTCTAAGAGCTGTGTCCCCTGACTTCGGTGAGCTTGCAAACCAAGAACAAGAACTTGAAGGAACATTCAGGTTAGTAATACATACTTCATTGAGCACTTGCAAAGTTCACTTTCTTATCATGTGAAAAGCTTTAAAGTGTTGACATTGTAACCTTTTTCAAGATTCATGCACTCAAGATTGCGGACACATGCTGAGTCAATAGCTTTCTTTGGTGGTGGATCAAGGGAAAAAGCTGTAAGTTTGTTCATACTAAATGAATGCAACTCAAAACTATCTTGTCTATACCATGTGTTAGACTATTGTAAGTGGGTCATGTGCCCGGCTGGCCCATGGGCATGCCGCACAGGCCTGTTGCTGTGCATGCAGCCTCCCTGGCCATGGTAGATTAGGCAAGGCTCTCCCTGATTGGTGTTTTTATAAACCTAACCCTAGGAGACCCTTGCCTACCTCCATAATCAATCTACTATTTTTCCAGCCATACCTTCCTTCACCATGATGCTTCTGAATAGTGTGTTGTCTGGTGCTTTCTTTCAATCAATCTTGAGGTTGAATAAAAATCGCAATTACCAAGTATTGTACATGTACTTCAATCATAAATCTGTCTTTAGATTAAATTAAAATGCTTAAAAGTTAGAGTTTTGTAGATTCTTTTGTCATCTTATACATGATCTTTTCTTGGTAAAAATGTGTGCCCTCACTTATGCTTTTTTCCCTTTAAAAAACAGATGATTGAAGCTAAATTCTCAACATGGCTCAACCACTCGAAGGTTCTATTGAGGAAAAAGTGGCTTTATGGTATTTTTGATGATTTTGTGACGAAACAATTACCTCATAATGTGACGTGGGGACTGAGTTTGTTATATGCTTTGGAGCACAAGGGAGACCGAGCTTTGACTTCAACACAAGGTTAATTTTAATCCTAAAAGTTCTATTATTGAAAACATATCAAGTCCTTCCATTTTCTATATGGTGTTCCTCTTGCTGTAGAGTTTTAAAGTATGCACTCTTTTTTCTAAATTACAGGAGAGCTGGCACATGCCCTGCGGTTCTTGGCATCTGTGGTGTCACAAAGCTTCATAGCATTTGGTGATATCCTTGAATTACACAAGAAGTTCCTTGAACTTTCTGGTGGTATTAATAGAATATTTGAGCTTGAGGAGCTTCTTCAGGCAGCACAAAGCAGTAAGTGGCAATTCATACTGAAACTTGGTGCCAGTAGGTAGTGGTGTGGCAGACTGATAGTCCACTGAATATTTGCTGTTCAGAAAATGATAAATTTAGACTTATCTGTCTTTTGTGTGCTTGATTGGTCACTTGCCTGGACCTGAACGTAGTATTACTGCTCATGTAGATCCTGCTGTGCCTTCTAATGCTATAAATGTCGCCTCCGAAGAAATCATCTCCTTCCATAACGTGGATATTGTCACGCCGTCACAGAAGCTATTGGCTAGCCAATTATCTTGTGATGTATCTCAAGGGAAAAGCCTTCTTGTGACTGGTATATGATCCTGCAGCTTCTGTTTAGCTTAAAATTAGCAATGTGACAATATTGTTACTCTAATACCTGTTGTGTTTTTTAAGGTCCAAATGGTAGTGGAAAGAGTTCTATTTTTAGGGTGCTCCGAGGTTTGTGGCCCATTGCTTCTGGTAGACTTACCAAGCCATCTGAAGGAATTTTCAATGTACCTCAGCGTCCATATACTTATCTTGGAACCTTGAGGGATCAGATCATATACCCCCTCTCGCGCGAGGATGCGGAGTTGAAGATGATTTCACACgaaagaagttcgtgccaccatcTCTGCCAACTTGTTGCTGTTTCTATGAAATGCCTCATATTTAGTCCTATATATTTATATTGGTCTGTAGGTAACAAGTCTACAGCTTCCAAGATGTTGGATGATCACTTGAAGATGATTCTAGAGAATGTTCGTTTGGTGTATCTTCTAGAAAGGGAAGGTTGGGATGCTACACCTAACTGGGAAGATATCCTGTCCTTGGGAGAACAACAGAGGCTGGGGATGGTCAGTGATTAAGATCTATATATTTGAACCAGTATTATTTGTCTTAACAAATTTCCATCTTTTAAAATAGCTGCTTTCTTTTCAGGCTCGTTTATTCTTTCACTGTCCTAAATATGGCATCCTTGACGAGTGCACCAAGTAGGTCTcaatatttttcttattttcatttcatTTGTGGTGAACAAACAGTGCAGTACTTAGAAATAATACTCTTTGCAGTGCCACAAGTGTGGATGTCGAGGAGCATTTGTACAGGATAGCAACCAACATTGGCATAACAGTCATCACGTCCTCGCAAGTAAGCGCTGGCATTCATCATACTCTTTCTTGTTGGCAGTTGCCGACGCAGTTTTTATCTTTGTTTCTCACATGTGAAGTGCATGTTGCTGAAACCTTTTCTTGATTCTTAATTTGCAGAGGCCTGCTCTGATTCCCTTCCATTCGTTGGAACTGAAACTCATCGATGGAGAAGGGAAGTGGGAGCTATGTGCCATCCACCAATAACCGCTTCCGTCAACTGACTTTCATCTATAGTTAGTTACCTGTGAATTGTACAAAGCTGTTGTCATCACTCGCTGCTTCATTGGTGGCAGTCTTTAGAAGCTAGGAAGGCAGTTGCAAGGATGCACGCAGAGTGTGTGACGGAGCCTTCCCTTGGTTGAAGATTTCTTTTTTGGTTCTCTTTCTGAAATTTTGAAATACGGAGCGGAAGAAATATACATACGTCAGTGTTAGGAGGGAAAGGTTTAGGAATTAGGATGTTGGGGTTTTGGAGGTGCAGGCTCCAAGTCCAATGAGATAGCATAGTACTGGTACATATAGTTAGTCCTGATAAATATGTCGATCGGCGGCCTGATTGTCGATTTTTATACGAGAATaagttggtggtggtggtggcggtggccaaCAGAATGGATGGATTGGTGCCGTGTAGAAATCATTATTATTATTTGTATCAAAACATAACTGATAGGGGCACGAAGTGTGCCTTGTAAATGGCAACTGATGATCTATAGAAAAATCTTCTCTTTTTCGTTGGTTATTTATTAGATATACaaaaatgtggatcaaagctgCTGTTGCTGCGAGAGCAGGACGAGCAGGCCCTGCGGGCCGACGAGGATCTCGTTGAGGAAGCTGACGAGGCCGAACCAGACGACGGGTGTGACGTCGACGCCGCCGAGCGGCGGGATGAGCTTTCGGGTGACGGCGAGGAAGGGCTCCGTGGGCGCGTACGCCAGCACGTAGGGGAACTCCGTCACGGGGAGCCTCGGGTACCAGGACATGACGATCCGCAGGATGAAGAGGAAGCCCAGCGCCGACAGCGCCGGCCCCGCCACGCCGGCCACCGTCTTGGCCGTCGCCGGGTCCAGGTCGCCTGCCAGCACCCAAGCATGGCACGGGAGCACTGGCGTGCTGCTcgctgcggcgacggcgacggcggtggccaACAGGCCGCCGCGTGCTCGCATCATTACAGTTTCTGATGAGCGGGTGCCGGGTTCCTGGAATTGAAGCCAAGTTACCATTGAATTGATCGATCGAGCTCCAAGAAAGAACAGGAGGTTCAGGCAGCATTCATCGAGGCGAGGGAGCTCGATCTCCTCCTAGTGCTAGTAGTTGGTTGGGTACTGACCTTGGTGGtggcggcagcgacgacgaggcACCTCCTGGCGGGACCCCTTGCACTTGCAGAGACGATCGAGGCCATGGAAGGTTtgggagccacaagcaaggaaGCCTCCATTAGTTGAGAGGCAAGCAAGCAAGAGTCagaggaagaagcagcagcagcagcctgccTTGTGTTTGTTTGGATAAGGGGGAGGGGCGAGGAGAGGAAAGGAAGAAGGCAGGCAAAGGCCCAGTGGAAAAGCCCAATACAAGAAGGCAGGCAATGGCCCACATACGGCCCAATAGATAAACTCCAGGTCACACTACACTAATCTTccgtgtttttttatttttttattttttatttccgttttttacaaaaatatattttcgatttggaaatttacagaaatataccccggccgctccgctgccgggcggccgggacctggccgcccggctgtcgggcggcaggggcttatctgcaaaaaaaagaggaaaaaaattaCGGACAGGTCTCCGGgaaccggccgcccggcagccgggcggccggcctcccagggCGCCCGGCTGGGGGACGGCCGGCCCCCacctctatataagggtattggctgcccctcccccctcatttgacttgctaaaaatccagaaaaaagaaaagagagggagggagggagaggaggggtgagggagaggcaaagcggcgaagccctgtcggattttcaagccggcgactttaggtaactaaaattttccacATTTTATAGAAAAAGTATTATAgaaatgcaagataatattagaaaattgtagaaaatgttagaaaattgtagaaaattgtagagaatgttagaaaattgtagagaatgttagaaaattgtagagattgttagaaaattataaaaaattatagaaactattttgtttaaacattagattagcaatcattttaattattattaggactgattagtggtacatttaggtgtagttaattgtagtgattagcgttctacagcgaaggtctgtggcgtgtagtagGGAaggttgcaacgggttctgccatgccactgcatgtctgatgtgtgtttcattaacgttgtattatgatgtaattcctatggtttatattgtgtaatgcagtttttagttcttaattcgtaccgttatatttgatgtgtggttcacagtatTCTAGCCTCCTGAAAatgtccgaaaatattaaaggcaagttcgaagattcactagattgcttgtgtgtgcgtggcacctcggcgtcgtgatctgtggcgccaagacgtgttatctcggcgccacATATTACAGCGCCCACCCCCagggtctatttctgcaaaaagttacaaaaagggcacatatgtgaaattatttcgcgaaaagggctaaattgcaaaaaaaaaaatccggccGCCCCccagccgggcggcctgggaggccggccgcccagctgccgggcggccggttcccagggacctgtctgcaatttgttttcgtctttttttttgcaggtaagcccctgccgccggcagccaggtcccggccacccggcagcggggcggccggggtatatttctgtaaatttccaaattgaaaatatatttttgtaaaaaatggaaataaaaaatataaaaataaaaaacgccTAATCTTCCTGCGAATGGTAGGACGGTCCAGTGGGACGCTACCCACTAGGATTCAAATCCTGGTGCTTGCACCtttttctaggattttcctAGGAGCCAGTGGTAGGgtttgtgtgcgtgtgtgtgggcGTTTacgttgtactgtgtaattctaaaaaaaataactacACTAATCTTTCTGTCCGAGTGCGACCACCGATCCTATATTTTTTCCCCCACCTTCGAGTGTTTAAGATTCGTGCAACAATTTACAAATCCGAACCCTCACCCTCACCCTCATCCACTCGCGCCTCCCTCCCGTGCCCTCACCACCACGGCACCACCCCATGCTGGACCGCACCGCCGCGCGCGCATCGCCACCGGccctcctctgccccgccgcTGCTCCACCCGGCGCGTGCGCCGCCTTGCACCGCcaagctcgccggagaagaagggtCTTTAACATTTTGATTTAATATTTTCAACATTCCGTGCTTTCAATGAACAACATTTTCATCTTTACAGTTTCAACAATTTGAAATCAAATGTTGAACTTGTTTATGAAAAATGTTGAGTTAAAAGCCGCCGACCAGGACGGGGTGGAGGATGGGCGAACCGGGGGAAGAAAACGATAGATTGGATTTTGGTGGGCTTGATAGATGCATCCCTTATTGTCTTATGCACCTTCCGGAAGCGATGGAGGGAAGCAGAAGAACGTCGGGCATGGATCAAATCTACTAGCAAAGAACTCGTTACGATCCCTTCGCTTTCCCCTCGCTACATGAACACCAACATCTACTTCTGCGGCTTGCAGGTTGGCGCCTGTGACTTTACAGAGACCGGAGCTCTTCAGGAGGTGAACGAAATTCACTTGACTGAAATTGTAGTGTGTGTTTTGCCAGCAAATGAAAAGCAAACAGCAGTTGGTATGCAGGAAAACCAAAACATTCAGAAGATGCCGGTATATATCTATATAACAAACCCAACCATTACCCATTGTCTGCGGGGGCTTGATTGATTTTGACGATGTATTATTGTCGCTGTTTCATCACTCTCACCCCCTCATTATTCTCTCCAATCTTCCATCAACTCAAGTTGAGCAATCAAggtgaaaaaaaaagtaaactCAAAATTGTATATGTGAAATCTAACAACCGGCGGGGCGGGCGCACACCCTGCGCTGGATGGGGGTCCGGCAAGAAGGGCACTCCTTCATCCCTTGCTTCTCATGGAGGTCGCTGCATTTGGCACAGACCACCTGGTGGGCACAAGGGAGGAACACCACGGACATCTCCTCACTCAAGCACATGACGCACTCCCGGTCACGCTGTATATCATCAAAATCGAGATCTTGGGGTACTGCTATATTGGACAAAATTTGGGCATTGCCGTTCTTTCTCCCTTCAGAAAGATGCAACGCGTAGGTTTTATTGTCGGCTCCCCACTTGGGGGCAGCAACCTTTGAAGAGTCCATAGACACCTTCAGCTGCATGATCTGCTGCTCAAGAGCACGAATCTC
This portion of the Panicum virgatum strain AP13 chromosome 2N, P.virgatum_v5, whole genome shotgun sequence genome encodes:
- the LOC120658433 gene encoding protein COFACTOR ASSEMBLY OF COMPLEX C SUBUNIT B CCB3, chloroplastic-like, with product MEASLLVAPKPSMASIVSASARGPARRCLVVAAATTKEPGTRSSETVMMRARGGLLATAVAVAAASSTPVLPCHAWVLAGDLDPATAKTVAGVAGPALSALGFLFILRIVMSWYPRLPVTEFPYVLAYAPTEPFLAVTRKLIPPLGGVDVTPVVWFGLVSFLNEILVGPQGLLVLLSQQQQL
- the LOC120658266 gene encoding ABC transporter D family member 1-like, encoding MASLQLLQLTERGRNLLSSRRRTLAVISGALIAGGTLAYTQSGRWKRQQKENSCTNGNAHTKHRIGHDGTDGKLVKPRKKKSGLKSLHFLAAILLKKIGPNGSNYLLGLIITAVLRTAVGHRLAKVQGYLFRAAFLRRVPTFTRLIIENLLLCFLQSTIYQTSKYLTGSLGLRFKKILTDLVHADYFENMVYYKISHVDHRISNPEQRIASDIPKFCSELSDLVQDDLSAIAEGLIYIWRLCSYASPKYVLWILAYVIGAGGTIRKFSPAFGKLKSTEQQLEGEYRQVHSRLRTHAESVAFYGGESREASHIMQRFEALVKHLNVVLHENWWFGMIQDFLLKYLGATVGVILIIEPFFAGNLRPESSTLGRAEMLSNLRYHTSVIISLFQSLGTLSISSRRLNILSGYANRIHELLDVSRELSGLRDRLLSQNSSVGNYISEANYIEFSGVKVVTPSGNVLVDDLTLRLESGSNLLITGPNGSGKSSLFRVLGGLWPLVSGHIVKPGVGSNLNKEIFYVPQRPYTAVGTLRDQLIYPLTADQETEPLSYSGMVDLLKNVDLGYLLERYPLGKEVNWGDELSLGEQQRLGMARLFYHKPKFAILDECTSAVTIDMEERFCKRVRAMGTSCITISHRPALVAFHEIVLSLDGEGGWNVQDNRNGSSFSPEVEFDVLKSSETDRKSDARTVQRAFVTNTKGNASSKLKKQSYSTEVIASSPSMEIEHTVQAPIVTQLQCSPRPLPARVSAMSQILVPKLFDKQGGQLLAVALLVFSRTWISDRIASLNGTSVKYVLEQDKAAFIRLTGISVLQSAANSIVSPSLRNLTSRIALGWRIRMTNHLLQYYLKRNAFYKIFNISGMNVDADQRLTHDVEKLTNDLAGLVTGMVKPLVDILWFTWRMKILSGRRGVAILYAYMFLGLGFLRAVSPDFGELANQEQELEGTFRFMHSRLRTHAESIAFFGGGSREKAMIEAKFSTWLNHSKVLLRKKWLYGIFDDFVTKQLPHNVTWGLSLLYALEHKGDRALTSTQGELAHALRFLASVVSQSFIAFGDILELHKKFLELSGGINRIFELEELLQAAQSNPAVPSNAINVASEEIISFHNVDIVTPSQKLLASQLSCDVSQGKSLLVTGPNGSGKSSIFRVLRGLWPIASGRLTKPSEGIFNVPQRPYTYLGTLRDQIIYPLSREDAELKMISHERSNKSTASKMLDDHLKMILENVRLVYLLEREGWDATPNWEDILSLGEQQRLGMARLFFHCPKYGILDECTNATSVDVEEHLYRIATNIGITVITSSQRPALIPFHSLELKLIDGEGKWELCAIHQ